The following coding sequences are from one Triticum dicoccoides isolate Atlit2015 ecotype Zavitan chromosome 4A, WEW_v2.0, whole genome shotgun sequence window:
- the LOC119286775 gene encoding uncharacterized protein LOC119286775 — MAPPPGKLMDTIRRPVAAASSLHHSAAKHLAILAHRNGVNRRYLLTLLASAAAIPEAGESRKALLQDYVKKSKENKEKNDKERLDDFYKRNYKDYFGFMEGSVREKPVEELTESEKGILAWLDKNK, encoded by the exons ATGGCTCCGCCTCCAGGTAAGCTGATGGACACGATCAGAAGGCCGGTCGCAGCAGCTTCATCTCTCCATCATTCAGCGGCGAAGCATCTGGCCATCTTGGCTCATAGGAACGGGGTTAACAGGAGGTACCTCCTCACTCTACTGGCATCCGCCGCAGCCATACCTGAGGCCGGTGAATCAAGAAAAGCCCTATTGCAAG ATTATGTGAAGAAATCAaaggaaaacaaagaaaagaatGACAAGGAG AGGCTGGACGACTTTTACAAGAGGAATTACAAGGATTATTTTGGTTTCATGGAAGGCTCGGTTAGAGAGAAGCCAGTGGAGGAGCTCACGGAGTCGGAGAAAGGAATTCTCGCATGGCTTGACAAGAACAAGTAG
- the LOC119286774 gene encoding glycosyltransferase BC10-like yields the protein MQARVASMEDMKEARLGAPGQGGGRVFPTGMLKVFLGFLLLGVGLSAAGMYMARHTLAAAAPAIFRPCLGASASAEPQPLDGLERWTRPPSRARHAMTDEELLWRASFAPRVRPYPFPRVPKVAFMFLTRGPLPLAPLWERFFRGHEGRYSVYVHALPSYRANFTKDSVFYHRQIPSKVAEWGQMTMCDAERRLLANALLDISNEWFVLVSESCIPIFDFNTTYDYFQNSSQSFVMVFDDPGPYGRGRYNYNMTPEVEIEQWRKGSQWFEVDRDLAIEIIRDTRYYPKFKEFCRPHCYVDEHYFPTMLTIEAPQSLANRSVTWVDWSRGGAHPATFGRGDITEEFLRRVQTGRTCLYNNQNSTTCFLFARKFAPSALQPLLVLAPTVLGYG from the exons ATGCAGGCGCGGGTGGCGTCCATGGAGGACATGAAGGAGGCGAGGCTGGGGGCGCCGGGGCAGGGCGGCGGGAGGGTGTTCCCCACCGGGATGCTCAAGGTCTTCCTCGGCTTCCTGCTGCTCGGCGTCGGCCTCTCCGCCGCCGGCATGTACATGGCGCGCCACACGCTCGCGGCCGCCGCGCCGGCCATCTTCCGCCCCTGCCTCGGGGCCTCCGCCTCCGCCGAGCCGCAGCCGCTCGACGGGCTCGAGCGCTGGACGCGCCCCCCGTCCCGCGCGCGCCACGCGATGACGGACGAGGAGCTGCTCTGGCGCGCGTCCTTCGCGCCCCGGGTCCGCCCCTACCCGTTCCCCCGCGTGCCCAAGGTCGCCTTCATGTTCCTCACGCGCGGCCCGCTGCCGCTCGCGCCGCTCTGGGAGCGCTTCTTCCGGGGACACGAGGGCCGCTACTCCGTCTACGTCCACGCCCTCCCCTCCTACCGCGCCAACTTCACCAAAGACTCCGTCTTCTACCACCGCCAAATCCCCAGTAAG GTTGCCGAATGGGGTCAGATGACCATGTGTGATGCTGAGAGACGCCTGCTGGCTAATGCTTTGCTGGATATATCTAATGAGTGGTTTGTGCTTGTGTCTGAGTCATGCATTCCCATATTTGATTTCAACACCACATACGACTACTTTCAGAATTCAAGCCAAAGCTTTGTCATGGTGTTTGATGATCCTGGGCCATATGGACGGGGCCGGTATAATTATAACATGACCCCTGAGGTTGAGATCGAACAATGGCGCAAAGGCTCGCAATGGTTTGAAGTAGACAGAGATCTTGCCATCGAGATCATCAGAGACACACGCTATTACCCGAAATTCAAGGAGTTCTGCAGGCCTCATTGTTATGTCGATGAACACTATTTCCCTACAATGCTCACGATTGAAGCTCCGCAAAGCCTTGCTAACAGAAGTGTCACCTGGGTAGACTGGTCGAGAGGTGGTGCACATCCAGCCACGTTTGGTAGGGGAGATATCACTGAGGAATTCCTGAGAAGAGTCCAAACGGGACGGACTTGCCTCTACAATAATCAAAATTCCACAACATGCTTCCTGTTTGCTCGGAAGTTCGCACCAAGTGCGCTGCAGCCATTGTTAGTGCTAGCGCCCACTGTGCTGGGTTATGGTTGA